From Pararhizobium sp. A13:
TTCTACGACAGCCTCCGGGACACCGCGAAGACCTTCATCTACGCCTTCCTATACGGCGCGGGTGACGGGAAGATTGGCTCGATTATCGGGCAGGGCCGCAAGGCCGGTGGGATGCTCAAGAAGAAGTTCTTCAAGCGCTTCCCAGCTCTGAAGAAACTGATCGATGGCGTCCAGGCAACGGCAGAAGCCAAGGGGTTCCTGAAGGGCCTCGACGGTCGCAGCTTGCATGTACGCTCGCCCCACTCCGCACTCAACACTCTGTTGCAGTCGGCCGGTGCCATCGTCTGTAAGCAGTGGATCGTGGAGTTCGAACGGCTCCTGGTCCAGCACAACCTGAAGCACCTCGTCGGCATCATGGCCTGGGTTCACGACGAACTCCAGATGTCGGTCGATCTGTCTCTTGTTACCTACGATAACGAAGGTAAGGCATCGTCAATCGTTGGCGATCTCTGCATCCAAGCCATTGAAAAGGCTGGAGAAGTTCTCGGCATTCGTGTGCCGCTCACTGGTGAATACAAAATCGGACTGAACTGGAAGGACTGCCACTAATGGCTAAGACCTCGAAAATGAAACAACGCTACGTGTGCCCTGGTTACCTGGGGATGTCTCGCGGCGACAACACGATCAACGCCATCATCTACGGCGATGACGATTGCTTCTACTTCTACCCGGTCACCGCCGCCCAGGCCGCAGCCATCGAGTGCTGGGCCGACTACGGGGACGAAGACGATCTCCGAGCGGTCCTCCCGGATGCCTCCGAGTACGACCTCGACATGTTCTATGCCGGTAAGGAAATCGTAGATTGAAAACACTCCTGATTGACGGCGACATGCTCGTCCACCGGTCCACCGTGGCCGTCGAAAAAGACACCCGGTTCCTCGACCGCTACCACATCCTGTTTTCGGACGCCGAGAGCGCCTGGAACGTGCTCATGGAAACCCTGGGTGAACTCCAGAACGCTGCCGACACCTCCGAGGTCCTGGTTACCTTCTCGGACCCCGAGGTGAACTTCCGCAAGGGTCTGGTCGGCGGGGACTACAAGTCTCACCGGGCCGGATCGCGCAAGCCGCTGGCCTACTGGGAAACCCGGAAGCGGGTCGAGGATAACTTCGCCACCACCGAGATGCCGACCCTGGAAGCCGACGATGTCATGGGCATCCTCATGACCCGGCATCCCGGCGACTACATCCTCTGGTCCCTCGACAAGGACCTCAAGCAAATCCCTGGGTTGCACCTTGTGGATGACGAGGTGATCCGGCGACCGCTCTCCGAGTGTGACCATTTCTTCTATCTCCAGACCCTCGCGGGGGATGTCACCGATGGTTACTCGGGGTGCCCTGGCGTCGGCGTGGCGGGTGCCGAGAGGGCTCTCCGGGAGGGCTCCAAGCTCGTCGCCTACCAGCACGAACTCAAGAGCGGCAAGCGCAAGGGCGAGGTGGAGACACGCTGGGAGGAAGTCCCGGCAGATACCCCCTGGGAGACCGTCGTGTCTCTCTACAAGAAAGCCGGTCTGGGTGAGGGGGACGCGCTCCTCAACGCCCGGATGGCGCGAATACTTCGTAATGAAGACTACGCTAATGGAGAAATCGTCCTTTGGACCCCCAACGCATAACCTCGGACGGCGGATCGTCCAGCTACTACGCGCTTCCCCCTGAAGCCAAAGAGCTTGGAGACCTGATTGAGTTCAAAGATATGGACTTCAATCTGGGAAACATCTTCAAGGCTTGTTACCGGCTCGGTGAGAAGAACGACCCGCTTTACGAGATCAACAAAATGGAGTGGTTTGTGGCGAGACTGAAGGCTCACTATCTCCGCAAGCAACGCTGACAAATCATTAAGGGGCTTCTTCGGAGGCCCCTTTCTGTATTGTCAAGTTTTAAATAATTACCCCTCCATACAGATAGATACGAAGAAAGTTTATGTCAAACATTCTGAACAGTAATCGTAGGTTACCTCAAGTAACTCAAGAACTCTTAGACTACCTCAGGAAATACTTCCCTTTAGAAGGTTTTAAAGAAGTGAAGAATGAAGGTGATCTAAAACGTCTCCAAGGGAAACACGAGGTCATCGACCACTTGGCAACCCTTCTCAGCGAATAAACAGGTCCACCATGTGCTTTAACAAGGCCCAAAAGACCCCGACGCCAGCGGCCCCGGCCGAGACGCTTCAACAGGTTGCCCCTGAGAAGAAGACCGCCGCGACCAAGGACAGCAACCCCCTAGCCATTGGCACCAAGAAGTACCGCAACGAAAGCGGCCTTGGCACTCCTGGCCTAAACTCCGGTTCACCCACCGGCCTCTCTTTGTCCAAGTAAGAGATTGAATGTCTGATGCCGTGAACGAAATCACGGCGGTCATCGACACTGACGCCGCGACGTATGCCCGACTTGAGGCTGACCGCGAAGATTTTCTGTGGCGAGCGCGTGAAAACGCCAAGCTCACCATCCCATCCCTGATGCCACCCGAAGGCCACTCGTCGGCCTCCCAGCTTTACAAGCCGTGGCAGTCAATCGGTTCTCACGGGGTTAACACCCTGACCTCCAAGCTCCTCATGACCCTCCTGCCAGCGAACGCTCCAATGTTCCGCTACTCAACCAGCGACAAAGCTGTAGAGGAACTGGCCCAGGACAAGAATGTCCGAGCCGAAGTCGAGAAGAAGCTCAACGAGATTGAGCGTTCCGTCCAGGATGAGATTGAAGGTCTCAGTATCCGAGCCGCCCTAGTGGAAGCCCTGAAGCACCTCGTGGTGTGCGGGAATGTCCTCCTATACCTCCCCAAGAAGGGGAACCTCCGAATTTTCCGGCTCGACCGGTACGTGGTCCAGCGAGACTACGAAGGCAATCTCCTCCGCGCAATCATCAAAGAGACGGTCGCCAAAGAGACACTGCCTGAAGACATCCAGCTCATGCTCCAGACCCCGAGTGATCTCCCGTCCGAAAAGGAAGGGCAGGTCAACGAGAAAGAGTATGACGTTTACACCGTGTTCTACCGCAAGGGCGACCGCTTGGTCACCCATCAGTCCATCAAGGGCATGAAACTGCCGCGCTCCGAGGGTTCTTGGAGGCTCGACAAGTCGCCCATCATGGCACTGCGATGGACCTATCTGCACGATGAAGACTACGGTCGCGCCTACATTGACGAATACGTCGGTGACCTCACGGGTGCGGAAGCTCTGTCCAAGGCGCTGCGCGAAGCCGCCGCTGCGTCCTCGAAGATCAACCCCCTGGTTAACCCCACGGGTCTAACGCGAGCCCAGGACATCGCGAACGCCGAGAACCTCGAAGTCATCTCAGGTCGCGCCGACGATGTCACAATGCTTCAGTTCGACAAGCAAGCCGACATGCAGGTTACCCAGACGGTCCTCCAGGACCTCATCACCCGCCTGTCTCATGCTTTCATGATGAACAAGTCCATCCAGCGAAACGGAGAGCGCGTCACAGCCGAAGAAGTGCGCACTATGATCTCCGACATCGATGATGTCCTCGGTGGTATCTATTCTCTCCTCGCTCAAGAACTCCAGCTCCCGCTGGTCATCCGCATCATCGATCGGATGGAGAGCGAAAAGAAGATTCCCCGCCTGTCGTCCCTCAAGGGGGCTGACGGTAAACCAGTCACTCGACCGAAGATCGTGACAGGTATCGAGGCTCTCGGACGCGGTCACGATTACAACAAGTATATGACCCTTGTGAAGGAAGTCCTCGCGCCCATCGGTGATGCCGCCTGGGCCGAAGTCAACCTCTCCGACTTCATCAAGAGAGCCGCCGTGTCGCTGTCAATCGACACCGATGGTCTCCTCAAGTCCCCTGAGGACAAGCAAGCCGCCCTCGATCAACAGGCCGGTATGCAGCAGGGTCAGATGAACCAGCAGATGCTCATGGACATGGTGAAGGGCGCAACCCCGCAGGTCGCCAAGGTGGCCTCTGAGGGCATCGCCCAACAAATCCAAGGAACACCCGAATGACATCGTTCAGCAAAGCATTCGCCTCGGCACGGAAGTCCGGTAAAAAGAACTTCTCGTGGCAGGGCAAAAGCTACAACACCAAACTAGCCAAGGGCGACAGCTCCCCGAAGAACGTCCCGACCCCCGGCAAGAAGCCGTCCCAGGTCTCCGCGACTTCCACGGCTGCTAAGGCCAAGCCAGCATCCGGAGTCAAGGCCGGTCCTGTCCCGATGAAGGACGTGGGTATCGCCCGAAAGGGCTCCCTGATCTCCCAGGCTAAGGCCCGAGCGGACAACGCCCCGGTCGCCAAGAAGACCGTGACCGGCCGAGCCCTCCAGGGTCCGCAGATCATGGCCGGTGCCAAGGCGCGAGCCGCCAAGGCATCCAATGGTGGCAAACAGGGTCCGACCCCGGAAGGCGTCTGGTACGCCCGTAAGGGTTCCGCGATCTCCATCGGCGCTGCCCGACGAGCCAACAAGCCCGTCAAGAAGTAACCAATAGAACCCGCCCCGCCTCTCAACGATGCGCACCGGGCGGGTCTTTCCCATTCTCCAACTCCCCCGAAAGAGAGCATCTATGTCAACAGTTCAATCCGCAGTTATCGCCGCCTCCGAGGCCACCGGCCCGTCCCTTGAAGAACAGTACGAAGCCCTGAAGGCCGAAGGTCTGGTCTCAGACGACGTACCCGGCGCAACCACCGAGGCAACCCCAGTTGCTCAAGGGGGAGCAGACGGTGACCAGGAGGGTGCTGAAGAACGCCCCTCCTGGCTCCCGGCAAAGTTCAATACGGTTGAAGAATACGTCACCTACAACGAGGGCCTCGAAGCCAAGCTGGCGAACCCGAAGGCAACCGCCGAGGAACCCCAGGGTGCCCAGGCGACCGCCGAGGAAACCGCTGCTGCTGAGGAAGCCACCAAAAAGGCTGGCCTCGATCTAGGCACGGTGTCCCAGGAATGGGCCACGAATGGTGGCCTGACCGATGAGACCTATACCAAGCTAGCCGACGCCGGTTATCCCCGCGAGATGGTGGACATCTATATCGAAGGTCTCACCAACCGAGCCAACGCCGTCGAACGACAGGCGCACGAGCTGGTCGGTGGAGCCGATACCTATGGCGAGATGATCGACTGGGCTATCGACAACCTGTCCCCCGAGGACCAGGAAGCCTTCGACGCCGCCGTCAATTCCAACAACCCGCGACAGGCGATGCTCGCCATCAAGGGTCTGAAGGCCGACTGGGAAGCCGCGCTCCAGGTCGAGCTGGCTGATGCCTCGCAGGAACCGGAAGCCCCACTGAACGGCAAGGGTGCCCCTGCGGCCAACGTCTACCAGACGCTTGACGACTACATGGAAGACCTCAACGACCCCCGCTACGACACAAACGAGACCTTCCGCAACCAAGTGATGCAGAAGCTCTCCCGCTCCAAGATCATGTAAGGACCTCGATGGCGAGAGACTACGCAAAGGAATACGCGGCCTCTCGCCGTCCAGATCGCCGCAAAGACAATGTCATGCGGAAACGCGCTCGGCGCAAAATGATCAAGAAGCATGGCGAAGCCGCCGTGCGTGGCAAAGAGATCGACCACAAGAATATGAACCCGCAGAACAATTCGTTCTCAAACCTCACGATCATGAGCCGCACGGCCAATCGCAAGAAACAACCCAAGAGAAAATAATGCGCTCCGTTAACCTGCTCGTCTGGCATTGCACCGCAACGCCGGAAGGCAAAGACTATTCCGTGGCCGATGTCCGCGCATGGCATAAGGCCCGTGGCTTCTCCGACATCGGCTATCACTACATCGTTCACCTCGACGGTCGCGTAGAGGCTGGCCGGCCGCTCGATCAGGTCGGCGCTCACGTCCAGGGCTACAACACCGGCTCCATCGGTTGCTCCTACGTGGGCGGCGTGGATGCTGACAACGTGAGCAAGGCCGAAGACACCCGAACCGATAAGCAGAAGGCCGCGATGCTCGCGCTCACCCGCAAGCTCGTCAAGGATTTCCCAGGCATCACCCGGATCGCCGGTCACAACGAGTTCGCCAATAAGGCTTGCCCGTCCTTTGATGTCCGCACGGACGCCCTGGGGAACGTCCCAGGCTTCAAGGCAGGACGCAAGCTGTGATCCATAAGACCTCGAAACGGAAGACCTCCAAGGTGCTCCTCGGGGTCAACACGCTCCTCGCATGGGGAGCCATCTTTTACGCAATCGCGCTCCAGCAAGCCGCTGTTGTCGTCGCCTCGCTAGTTGGGATTATCGCTCTCAGCTACGGGGTCTATGTTGGCGTCGGCCATATGGACTACCGCGCTCACCTGAAGAGTTTGGCCGGTGCTGTCTTCAAAACCGACAGCCAGAACCCTCAGGATTAACTCATGGCGAACACGCCTTACATCCAGCTCCCGGACGACCAGAAGGTAGTCCCGGTGAGCGCCACGTCCCAGAAATGGACGGATGACTTCGGCGGAAACGCCATCAATTCAGACAAGTGGGAAGTCGAGACTGACATTGGCGGTATGACCTCCGTGGTCACCGGCAGTACCCTCGCGGTCACGATGGGCGTCAACGCCAACGCCGAGTTGCGCCTCCTATCCCGTGAAACTTTCACGATCCCATTCGACATCGGCGTCTCCTTCCTGATGTCTCAGCGTATCGCCAACAACAACGTCTACTTTGAATTGGTCGAAGTGAACGCCGCTGGTGTTCCTGTCGTAAACGCAGCCCTTGCGGGTGACTGGAATAACCGAGCCGCGATCCTTCTTACAGGCACTTCCACGACAACCTGGAATATCGAAGCTGTAGGCGAGGGCGCGAGCGCCGTTGCGGGTGTCACGGTAACCTCCTCCAACTCGACCTCATCCGCCGTTGACGCCCTCCTAGAGGTTCGTCCTCAGGATATCTTGATGACCAACGTCCCCGCCAACTCGATTGGTGCACGTAGCGGCTCCGCTGGACGTATCTCCACGAGCGTTCCAGACCCCAATAAGGTCTATAAGGTCCGCCTTCGGTTCAAGAATGCCTCGTCGGCCCCGGCTACCAGTACCGTCGTGACGATAAATCGCGTGATTGTCATGGACGTGCAGGAGATCGCGGTAGAGATCGCTTCTGGCCGTGGCGATAGCGCCAGCGGGAAGGGCGTACCGGTCAACATGTCTAGCGGCGTGGGCCTCATAGCCACCAACTCATTCGGCTCGGGCACGACCGCCCACAAGTTGCTCGCGGCAGCAACGACCAATGCAACGTCGGTCAAGACCACCTCGGGTAAACTCCTGGGTGGTGTCCTGAAGAACCTCTCGGCCGCCAACAAGTTCGTCAAGTTCTACAGCAAGGCATCTGCGCCCACCGTGGGCACTGACACGCCGATCTTCACCATCGCCCTTTCGGCCAACGAGACGTTCCAGATTGCCGATTTCGTCGGACCTATTGGTCATTCGATCTCGACCGGTATCGCTTACGCGATCACGGGTGCCGTCGCGGACAGTGACACCACCGCTGTTGCGGCTGGTGACGTTATGGTCAACCTCATCTACGCCTAAGGAAACCCTATGCGCTGGCAAATCATGAACGGAGGCATCCCAACCGAGGGTGTCTTCGATGACAACATTCCTCTAGTCGGCCCCGGCGACGAAGGTTTCACCACCGATCTCGTCGCGGCGGAAGCCGCACGGGTCGGCGCAAGTGGCTGGAACTACACCGGTCCCTCGGAGAGCCATGAATGACCCTTCTGCGACCGTTCCTCCCTGGATTGGCGCTCGTCCTGGTCCTCGTGTTCGCCCTTTTCATGGTGAGCACGTCGGCCAAGCATCGAGCTACTCAGGAAGCTGCCTTCAAGCAGACCAAGCTCGATCTGGCCCAGGAGAAGCTCCTCCGCACCACCGAAGCCGCTGCCTATGCCGCCGACGCGGAACGGGCAGACGCCGCCTACAATCGCCTTCGGGCTCTCAATACCCGAGTGGAGGGCGTGAATGATTACGTCAAGGTCAATCCGACTTCTAGCAATCAGTGTCTTGATGGCGCTGACACTGACCAGTTGCGCGACCTTTGGAAATAAGACCGTAGCGCCGGTTTACCCGACGTTACCCGCAGACCTCCGGGTCTGTTTCCAAGAGCAGGTTCCGGCCCCAAAGGCTGGTCCACTGTCCAAGGGGCAGGTGATGAACCTCATCGCCAGCCTCAAGAAGTCTGAAGCGGAAAAGACCGAATGCGGTCGCCGCCTCATCGGCTTCTACGAAAGCCTGTCTCACCCGATCTAGGGTGGACTATTGGAATGTAGCTCAGTTGGTAGAGCAGCTCACTGTTAATGAGTTGGTCGCAGGTTCGATCCCTGCCATTCCAGCCAAATCTCAAAGTATCAGATCGGGAAGATCACTACACTATAGCCGCTCCTCTTTAGGAGGGCGATCTCCCTTTTGATTTAGCAAAGTGAATACTCTCAAGTAACCTCCGGCCCCCTCGGGGATAACCGCTAGATGAACACGAGTTTTCCGAAGCCAAATCACACCGAGCCGCTTTTGCCGCTCACTCTGATTACTTCCGAGAACTTAAATGCCCCAGTCCACAACCACGACCGCTGGTATCCCGGCCGGTCCGTCGCATAGCGACAACCTCTACCTCAAGGTCTTCTCTGGCGAAACCATGAAGGTCTTCAACAAGCGGACGGTCCTCAAGGGTCGCCACCGCGAACGCACGATTGCCTCGGGCAAGTCGGCTTCCTTCGCCGCAATCGGCAAGGCCGCTGCTGAGTACCATACGCCGGGTAACCTGATCCTTGGTCAGGACATCAACCACGGCGAAAAGGTCATCAGCATCGATGACATGCTCATCAGCTCGACCTTCGTGTCCAACTTCGAAGAAGCGATGAATCACTACGAGACCCGTAGCGAGTACGCCTTCCAGATGGGTGACAGCCTTGCCCAAGCTTACGACCAGCACCTCTTTGCTATCGCCACCAAGGCGGCTGCATCCGGCACGACCGGCGCTGTTGCTGAAATGGGCGCTGCCACGGAAGACAAGATCGGTGCAACGCCGTCGATCTCGAACATCGTGGACGCGATCTATAATGCTGCCGCGTACTTCGACGCCACGAACATCCCGGATACCGAGCGCACCGCGTTCGTCACGCCGTCCCTGTACTGGGACCTCGTGCAGGACGGTTCGTTCCTCGACCGCGACTTCGGTAACGAAGGCAACGGCTCCAAGTCGAAGGGCGGTCTCTACCGCGCCGCTGGCATCGACATCGTTCCGTCGAACAACCTCGCGCTGAACTTCGGTGTCGCCACCCTTCCGGGCACCCGCGCTGGCGCTGGCGTTACCGATTACACGGTAGACGGCACGAAGTCGCTGGTCCTCATCATGCAGAAGCAGGCCCTCGGCACTGTCAAGCTGATGAACCTCGCGACCGAGAAGGAATATCAGGTCGGCCGTCAGGGCACCCTGATGGTCTCCCGGATGGCTACCGGTCACGGCGTTCTGCGCCCTGAGTGCATCCGTCTGATCTCCGCGAAGGTCTAATCCACTCCATAGGGAGGTCCTTAATTGGGCCTCCCTTTTTTTCCTTTGGGAGGTTTCCCCGTGGCCGTTAACGCCTACACCGAACTTGAGGCGGTCAACCTCATCCTCCGCAACATGGGCGAGGCCCGTGTAAACTCCCTCATCAATCCACCGCTAGATGCCGCCGACGCCCTTGGGACCCTCCAGGAAGTCTCGCTCGAAGTGCAGAAGCGCGGATGGTATTTCAACACAGAATTACATCGGTTCATTCCCGATAACACCGGTACGATCGGTCTCCCCCCGAACACCCTGGGTGTATCCGCAGTTGGACCCGACAGGGGCCTCCAAGTCGTCAATCGGGGCGACAAGCTCTACCGGATCAAGCCTTACGACAACGGCTCGACCTTCACCGGTCCCGTCCACGTTGCCCTCGTGCTGGGCCTTGAGTTCGATGAACTCCCCGCCAGTGCCCGGTCCTACATCGCTATCCGCGCCGCAAGGGTCGCCCAGGTGCGCGTCGTAGGTGACCAACTCTCCGGCCAGGAGGACCAGCAGGACGAAACCCGCGCCCTCGCGGAACTCCAATCCGAGCAGCTCTCCACGGAGAAGCTCTCGCTCAAGAACTCCCTGACCGTCGCCAACGCGCTCTCGGGGGCAAACATTGTCCTGGTCTCCTAAATGTCCGCAATTTCCGGCGCTATCGCCAACCTCATCGGCGGCGTGTCCCAACAGCCGCCCGAAATCCGCGCCCCGAACTCTGCCGAAGCTCTCATCAACTCTTGGTGTGACGTGGCATCCGGCCTCGCAACACGACCAGCCGCACGACACATTGCCCGTGTGGCAACCGCGCCGACACCTGGCACCTCTGTGGCTACCCATACCATTCAGAAGCCTTCCGGGGACTATGAGGTAACCGTCCGCAACGGTGCGATGTTCGTCACCGACCTCAATACCGGCGTGAACCAGTCCCTCACTGTCACGGGCAGTGCTTCCGCCTACATCGCCAGCTCCGACTACGCAGCCGACATCCGCTTCGTGACCGTGGGCGACACGACGTTCGTCTACAACCGTTCCAAGGTGTGCGCCGCCTCGCTTCAGGCGGAAACCGCAGGTGTCCTCCTGGGCAACATGGACGGTGCCACGCGCCGTATGAACCCGAATCTCCTCGGGACCGTCTGGGTTCGCCAGCGGCTCGGCTATGGAGCCAACTACGCGGTCTATCAATCCGATGTTCAAAAGGGTCTCGTGACGACCGACACGATGACGACGGGTCAAATTGCTGATGCTCTCCTGACCAACGCCCAGAGCAATGGAATGGTGGGGCTGAAGAAGGGCGCGAATGTTCTATCGTTTACACTCCCCAGTGAAGCCGACTGGGTTACCTCCCAGGACGACCTCGCCAACACCGCGCTGTTCTCGTTTAACGACAGTGTCACCGAGTTTACCAAGCTCCCGAACGTGGATCGCCTTGGCCGCATCGTAAAGGTGGAACAAGCCGCCGACGAGGACAAGGACGATTACTGGGTCTGGTATGTGAAGGGGAAGTGGGCCGAAACCTACGGCTGGAACGCCTACGAGGTGCCGAACGCGAACACCATGCCCCACGTCCTCGTGGACAACCGGGATGGCACCTGGACTTTCAAGACGCACTCGTGGCCCGGTCGCCTCGTGGGTGACAAGGACAGCAACCCGACGCCTACCTTCATCGGTCGCACGATCAACTGCATGTTCCTGTACCGTGGCCGGATGGTTATCCTCTCGGATGAGAACTTCATCGCCTCCGAGATCGGCAACTACGAGAACTTCTACCGCACCACCTGCACCCAGCTACTCGATGACGACCCGATTGACGTGGCGTCGCCCAACAGTCGCGGCGCATTCCTACATACCGGCGAGGAGTTCGATGGGAAGCTCCTGTTGTCCAGCAAATTCGACCAGTTCGTGGTTGATGGCTCCCAGGATGACATCCTTTCCCCGAACACGGTGACAATCAAAAAGGTCAATGCCTACAATATGTCCCCGAATGTGCGCCCAGCGCCCATCGGCCCGAACCTCGTGTTCGTGGATGACTTCCAGACCCGAGGCTTTGCGCTGTTGCGCGAGTATCAGGTCGAGCGGGTCTTCGGACGGCAGGTTGCCCTCTCGATAACCGATCAAGTCCCCGAGTATATCCCGAGCGGCGTCTACACGCTGGCCGCATCCGCCTCGGACGATGTCCTCCTGGCCCTCAGTTCCGGCGAACGTAAGGCCGCATGGCTCTACAACTACTACTTCAACAGCGACGGCAAGGCTCTTTCCTCGTGGCAGAAGTGGGAGTTTCCCTTCGAGGTGTACGGCGGGTCCTTTATGGACGACCGGTTGCTTCTCACGGTATCCTACGGGGGCTACATCCACATCGTTGCGTTCTCTTTTGAACCCGGCGTGGACAGTGTGCTTGATGAGGACAGCGTTCTCCTGGACATGGGCGTCACGTCCGATCAGGTGACGGTGTCCTATGCCGGTGGGAACACCACGTTCACCCTTCCGTATGCCATCGCCAACGATGAGGACCTCGCAAACTTCCGTGCGGTCATCACTCCGACAGCCTCTGGCACCGAAGGGGCAGGGCAAGCCTATACCCCGACCTCCCGCAGCGGGGACACCGTGACGTTCGCCAACCGCGATCTCAGGGACCTCGATCTAAACTTCGGCCTACGCTACCGGTTCTACTGGAAGCTCAATCCGATCTACGTCCGCGACAAGAACCTCGTCGCCATCCAGGACGGACGCCTCCAGCTCCGTTACGTCTCGATGTTCTTCAATAACTCGGGACCCTTCGAGGTCCGTGTGACGCCGATAGGTCGAGAGACCTACATCGCCAAGTACACCAACTTCCTCCTCGGATCGACCACGAGCACCCTGGGAGCCCTCCGGCTCAACAGCGATAAGTTCCGCACGGCGGCTTATGGCGAGGGTGACAAGGTCGGCATTGAAGTCGAAGCCTACACCCCGTGGCGGGTCCGGTTCTCCTCCCTCGAATGGGATGGCGCTTACCGAGCACGGAAGCAAAGGACCACTTAATGAACTATGAGATACGGGGGGTTCGGGATGGAGACCTCCCGTACCTCGCAGCAAACCTCCGAGCTGCCGACGCTCGAGAACTCGTGGCAACTTACGGCAACGCCGCGTTTCTACGGGCTCTA
This genomic window contains:
- a CDS encoding HNH endonuclease, with the protein product MIKKHGEAAVRGKEIDHKNMNPQNNSFSNLTIMSRTANRKKQPKRK
- a CDS encoding N-acetylmuramoyl-L-alanine amidase, which gives rise to MRSVNLLVWHCTATPEGKDYSVADVRAWHKARGFSDIGYHYIVHLDGRVEAGRPLDQVGAHVQGYNTGSIGCSYVGGVDADNVSKAEDTRTDKQKAAMLALTRKLVKDFPGITRIAGHNEFANKACPSFDVRTDALGNVPGFKAGRKL
- a CDS encoding portal protein, which produces MSDAVNEITAVIDTDAATYARLEADREDFLWRARENAKLTIPSLMPPEGHSSASQLYKPWQSIGSHGVNTLTSKLLMTLLPANAPMFRYSTSDKAVEELAQDKNVRAEVEKKLNEIERSVQDEIEGLSIRAALVEALKHLVVCGNVLLYLPKKGNLRIFRLDRYVVQRDYEGNLLRAIIKETVAKETLPEDIQLMLQTPSDLPSEKEGQVNEKEYDVYTVFYRKGDRLVTHQSIKGMKLPRSEGSWRLDKSPIMALRWTYLHDEDYGRAYIDEYVGDLTGAEALSKALREAAAASSKINPLVNPTGLTRAQDIANAENLEVISGRADDVTMLQFDKQADMQVTQTVLQDLITRLSHAFMMNKSIQRNGERVTAEEVRTMISDIDDVLGGIYSLLAQELQLPLVIRIIDRMESEKKIPRLSSLKGADGKPVTRPKIVTGIEALGRGHDYNKYMTLVKEVLAPIGDAAWAEVNLSDFIKRAAVSLSIDTDGLLKSPEDKQAALDQQAGMQQGQMNQQMLMDMVKGATPQVAKVASEGIAQQIQGTPE